The proteins below come from a single Leptotrichia sp. oral taxon 223 genomic window:
- the tsaE gene encoding tRNA (adenosine(37)-N6)-threonylcarbamoyltransferase complex ATPase subunit type 1 TsaE, producing MKNKILTFNEIDKLAKNLAEKLKNGGCLGLIGDLGAGKTTFTKKICEYYNITENVKSPTFTYVIEYNSGDVPVYHFDVYRINDSEEIYEIGFEDYIGEDGSVVIIEWADKILDEMPEDAVFVEINHYSDVAREVSVYKIENGKKVDFEIE from the coding sequence ATGAAAAATAAAATATTAACATTTAATGAGATAGATAAATTAGCAAAAAATTTAGCAGAAAAATTAAAAAACGGAGGCTGTCTAGGACTTATTGGAGATTTGGGAGCAGGGAAGACTACGTTTACTAAGAAGATTTGTGAATATTATAATATTACGGAGAATGTGAAAAGTCCGACGTTTACTTATGTGATTGAATATAATTCTGGGGATGTACCAGTGTATCATTTTGATGTGTATAGGATTAATGATTCTGAGGAGATTTATGAGATTGGGTTTGAGGATTATATTGGGGAAGATGGAAGTGTTGTGATTATTGAGTGGGCGGATAAGATTTTGGATGAGATGCCTGAGGATGCGGTATTTGTTGAGATAAATCATTATTCGGATGTGGCTCGTGAAGTGTCAGTTTATAAGATTGAAAATGGGAAAAAAGTAGATTTTGAAATTGAATAA
- the pta gene encoding phosphate acetyltransferase translates to MNTLTDELKEKAKKLNKTIILPETEDERVLRATEKIISEGIAKIALVGDEKKIKAKADKIGVSLEGAIFYNPDSCATIDNMSELLKKRREKKGMTFETAKAILMSDPRYFAAMLVHQGRVDGMVAGSASPTAHVLRAAIHIIGPKEGLKTVSSSFIMITNTPEFGYNGTFVYSDGGVIPDPTAMQLADIAISAAEKARFTAGIKEPKVAFLSYSTKGSADGVSVSKVREAIEILKVRNVDFDFDGELQLDAAIIPEVAAAKAPDSKVAGQANVLIFPDLDSGNIGYKLTQRLAKAKALGPLIQGLARPVHDLSRGCSVEDIVEVVAITAVESEM, encoded by the coding sequence ATGAACACATTGACAGACGAATTAAAAGAAAAGGCTAAAAAACTGAACAAAACTATTATTTTACCGGAAACAGAGGATGAAAGAGTTTTGCGGGCTACAGAAAAAATTATTAGTGAAGGAATTGCAAAAATAGCTTTAGTCGGAGATGAAAAAAAAATAAAGGCAAAAGCAGACAAAATTGGAGTTTCATTGGAAGGAGCGATATTTTACAATCCTGATTCATGTGCAACAATTGACAATATGTCAGAGCTCTTGAAAAAAAGAAGAGAGAAAAAAGGAATGACATTTGAAACGGCAAAAGCGATACTCATGTCAGATCCAAGATATTTTGCGGCAATGCTTGTACATCAGGGCAGAGTCGACGGAATGGTAGCAGGTTCAGCTTCACCAACAGCGCATGTTTTAAGAGCGGCAATTCACATAATTGGGCCAAAGGAAGGGCTAAAGACAGTATCGAGTTCTTTTATCATGATAACAAATACGCCTGAATTTGGATATAACGGAACCTTTGTATATTCAGATGGAGGAGTAATTCCTGATCCTACAGCCATGCAGCTTGCCGACATTGCTATTTCTGCAGCGGAAAAAGCTAGATTTACTGCCGGAATAAAAGAACCGAAAGTGGCATTTTTATCATATTCTACAAAGGGAAGTGCCGATGGGGTATCTGTAAGCAAAGTTAGGGAAGCTATTGAAATTTTAAAAGTTAGAAATGTTGATTTTGACTTTGACGGGGAATTACAGCTGGATGCTGCAATTATTCCAGAAGTGGCTGCTGCAAAAGCACCTGACTCAAAAGTGGCAGGACAGGCAAACGTATTGATTTTCCCTGACTTGGATTCAGGAAATATCGGTTACAAATTGACACAGAGATTGGCTAAGGCAAAAGCGCTAGGACCGTTAATCCAAGGGTTGGCACGTCCAGTTCACGATCTTTCGAGAGGATGCAGCGTGGAGGATATAGTTGAGGTTGTAGCAATTACAGCTGTGGAATCTGAAATGTAG
- the ftsY gene encoding signal recognition particle-docking protein FtsY has translation MLKNFFKFGKKKRDEKEQKNTLENQVEKEIENSQNEISKLKDETEKEIRQTAEEILGKSVKKSENNEKNSETEREKIENAKIEETEEKSNEKTKGKPKLKPLKDRLATPKKGFFGRLKEMLLGKAIDDDLYEELEELLIQSDIGMNMTMQLVEELEKSVLRKKLKTSEQIYDELKELLKAKLVYNDENSTKLKLQDGKLNILLIVGVNGVGKTTSIGKIAKKLKDSGKKVIIGAGDTFRAAAIEQVEEWGKRTGVEVVKQAHGSDPAAVIFDTVKTAKNRGFDVAILDTAGRLHNKRDLMKELEKINKIICEQSGETDFETLLVIDSTTGQNGLEQARIFNEIVDLTGIILTKFDGTAKGGIIFPITEELKKPIKFIGVGEGIEDLREFDTKEFVEAMFD, from the coding sequence ATGCTGAAGAATTTTTTTAAATTTGGGAAAAAGAAAAGAGATGAAAAAGAACAGAAAAACACATTGGAAAATCAAGTGGAAAAAGAAATTGAAAACAGCCAAAACGAAATAAGCAAGCTTAAAGATGAAACTGAAAAGGAAATAAGACAAACAGCTGAGGAAATTTTAGGAAAAAGTGTTAAAAAATCTGAAAATAATGAAAAAAATTCTGAAACTGAAAGAGAAAAAATTGAAAACGCAAAAATAGAAGAAACAGAAGAGAAATCAAATGAAAAAACAAAGGGCAAACCTAAATTAAAGCCATTAAAAGATAGATTGGCGACTCCTAAGAAGGGATTTTTTGGAAGATTGAAGGAAATGCTTCTGGGAAAAGCGATAGACGATGATTTATACGAGGAACTGGAGGAACTTTTGATTCAGTCGGATATTGGAATGAATATGACAATGCAGCTTGTGGAGGAGCTGGAAAAATCAGTTTTACGAAAAAAATTGAAAACATCGGAGCAAATTTATGATGAATTAAAGGAATTGCTTAAAGCAAAACTTGTTTATAACGATGAAAATAGCACGAAATTAAAATTGCAGGATGGGAAACTGAATATTTTGTTAATTGTAGGAGTGAACGGAGTTGGAAAGACTACTTCCATTGGGAAAATAGCAAAAAAATTGAAGGATAGCGGGAAAAAGGTTATTATTGGAGCTGGAGATACGTTTAGAGCCGCTGCGATTGAACAAGTTGAGGAATGGGGAAAACGGACTGGCGTGGAAGTTGTAAAACAGGCGCATGGGAGCGATCCTGCCGCTGTAATCTTTGATACGGTGAAAACTGCTAAAAATCGTGGATTTGATGTGGCAATACTGGATACGGCTGGAAGACTGCACAATAAACGTGATTTGATGAAGGAACTTGAAAAAATAAATAAAATTATATGTGAACAGTCTGGGGAAACCGACTTTGAAACTTTGCTTGTGATTGACAGCACGACTGGGCAGAATGGATTGGAACAGGCTAGAATATTTAATGAAATCGTGGATTTGACAGGAATTATTTTGACAAAATTTGACGGGACGGCAAAAGGAGGGATTATTTTCCCAATTACAGAAGAGCTGAAAAAACCGATTAAATTTATAGGTGTCGGAGAAGGAATTGAGGATTTGCGGGAATTTGATACAAAGGAATTTGTTGAAGCTATGTTTGATTAA
- a CDS encoding acetate/propionate family kinase, whose product MKVLVINCGSSSAKFELIDMTNEQSMAKGNCERIGIANPIFSYKNLLTGEKIDKMEVPMENHTVAVELILKTLQDEKIGVISSVDEIDSIGHRIVHGGEYYEKSVIVDDEVIKNLEEIAPLAPLHNPAHIMGIKVIQKLLPGKKNVVVFDTAFHQTMPAKAYMYPYPYEDYTDLKVRKYGFHGTSHRYVSEVAREMLGKEDSKIIVCHLGNGASISAVQNGKVVDTSMGMTPLAGVMMGTRTGDVDPASVIYIMRKRGLSLDEMNNRMNKKSGILGMIGTSSDFRDLDTAKKAGDEKAILAYEMFCYRIQLYIGAYVAAMNGIDAIAFTGGIGENSVGAKQYICDALSYFGIELDKEKNAQRLPGNVELSTKNSKVKIYKIETAEELVIARDTYKLTK is encoded by the coding sequence ATGAAAGTTTTGGTAATAAATTGCGGGAGTTCATCTGCAAAATTTGAACTTATTGACATGACTAATGAGCAATCGATGGCTAAAGGAAATTGTGAAAGGATAGGGATTGCTAATCCTATTTTCAGCTATAAAAATCTGTTAACTGGAGAAAAAATTGATAAAATGGAAGTTCCTATGGAAAATCATACAGTTGCGGTGGAACTTATATTAAAGACACTTCAGGATGAGAAAATAGGGGTAATATCAAGCGTGGATGAAATTGACTCGATAGGACATAGAATTGTCCATGGGGGAGAATATTATGAAAAATCTGTAATTGTAGACGATGAAGTTATAAAAAATCTTGAAGAAATTGCGCCGCTTGCCCCTTTGCACAACCCAGCACACATAATGGGAATAAAGGTTATCCAAAAATTGCTTCCTGGTAAAAAGAATGTAGTTGTATTTGATACAGCTTTCCATCAGACAATGCCAGCAAAGGCGTACATGTATCCTTATCCTTACGAAGACTATACTGATTTGAAAGTAAGAAAATATGGATTTCATGGAACTTCTCACAGATATGTAAGTGAAGTGGCAAGAGAAATGTTGGGAAAAGAGGACTCAAAAATTATAGTTTGCCATCTTGGGAATGGAGCGAGCATTTCAGCAGTTCAAAATGGTAAAGTTGTAGATACATCAATGGGAATGACACCGCTTGCAGGAGTTATGATGGGAACTAGAACAGGAGATGTAGATCCTGCTTCTGTTATTTATATTATGAGAAAAAGAGGACTATCTTTGGATGAAATGAATAACAGAATGAACAAGAAGTCTGGGATTTTGGGAATGATAGGAACAAGTTCAGATTTTCGTGATTTAGATACAGCTAAAAAAGCTGGGGATGAAAAAGCTATTTTAGCTTATGAAATGTTCTGCTACAGAATACAGCTTTATATTGGAGCTTACGTTGCAGCAATGAACGGTATTGACGCAATCGCCTTTACAGGTGGAATTGGGGAAAATTCAGTTGGAGCGAAACAGTATATCTGTGATGCGCTTTCATATTTTGGAATTGAACTGGACAAAGAAAAGAATGCACAGAGATTGCCAGGAAATGTGGAATTATCAACAAAAAATTCAAAAGTTAAAATTTACAAGATTGAAACGGCAGAAGAGCTTGTAATAGCAAGAGACACTTACAAATTAACGAAATAA
- the tsaB gene encoding tRNA (adenosine(37)-N6)-threonylcarbamoyltransferase complex dimerization subunit type 1 TsaB — protein MEKNMLIFAITTTTRLAGLSLYEKDKLLGEIHVEMAKTHSTTILDQIDSLLKWTGKKLDEIENVIVSIGPGSFTGVRIAISVVKGLFFGRNVNFYEVNELDALGFQGYYNLKTSLENDENVKIYSLIDSRKEKIYCAAYETSSENRLKLVKNYEVAKLDNVIEEIIENKKNNKKVYLIGDAVFNYKTKILDKLVNCVKIFEDKNLTINTMTFVQMFLDKNLENAGVVRKTDIFNLKPDYLEKSQAERDKK, from the coding sequence ATGGAGAAAAATATGTTGATATTTGCGATAACGACTACGACTAGACTAGCTGGATTGTCACTTTATGAGAAAGATAAACTGCTGGGGGAAATTCATGTGGAAATGGCAAAAACACATTCTACTACGATTTTGGATCAGATTGACAGCCTTTTGAAATGGACTGGGAAAAAGTTGGACGAAATTGAAAATGTGATTGTTTCGATAGGGCCGGGTTCGTTTACGGGTGTTCGGATAGCAATTTCGGTTGTTAAGGGATTGTTTTTTGGACGGAATGTAAATTTTTATGAGGTGAATGAACTGGATGCACTTGGGTTTCAGGGGTATTATAATTTGAAAACAAGTTTGGAAAATGATGAAAATGTAAAAATATATTCGCTGATTGATTCACGAAAGGAAAAGATTTATTGTGCGGCTTATGAAACTTCGAGCGAAAATAGGCTAAAATTGGTAAAAAATTATGAGGTTGCAAAGTTGGATAATGTAATTGAGGAAATAATTGAAAATAAGAAAAATAATAAAAAAGTTTATCTGATTGGAGATGCAGTTTTTAATTATAAGACTAAAATATTGGATAAATTGGTAAACTGTGTGAAAATATTTGAAGATAAGAATTTGACAATTAATACAATGACTTTTGTACAGATGTTTTTGGATAAAAATTTGGAAAATGCTGGTGTGGTAAGAAAAACAGATATTTTTAACTTGAAACCGGATTATCTGGAAAAATCACAGGCGGAAAGGGATAAGAAATAA